One Methylorubrum extorquens genomic window, GTACTGGTACTGGGCGAAGCTCTGGCGCCCACCCATCCTGAGATCCTGGCGCGGGAACAGGAATAGGCGCGCGCCCGCAACCTGGGCGAGTTTGGGCCGAAGTCGGGCCATCACGGTCTCGATAGGCTCGCGTTCGCCGCGGGGTTTCAGCCCGACGAAGACGTTGGCGGAGTTGGTACCACGCCCGCCGGTGAATCCGACGATGCTCTCCACCGCCGGGTCCGCCTGCACGATGGCACTCGCCCGCTCCAGCTTATCCTTCATCGACTGGAACGAGATGCGCTGGTCGGCCTGGATGCCGCCCATGAGCTGGCCGGTATCCTGATCGGGGAAGAAGCCCTTCGGCACGATGATGTAGCCGTAGACCGTGAGCCCGATCGCGATGAACACGCTGAGCACCGTCAGCCGGCGGTGACGGAGGGCGAAACGGAGCGTCCGTTCGTAACCCCGCAGCACAGCGTCGAAACCGCCCTCCAATCCGCGCAGCAGGATGTTGGGGCGCTTGCCCGCCTGCATCTGCGCTTCGGGCTTGAGGAGCAGCGCGCACATCATCGGCGTCGTCGTCAGCGAGAGCACGAGCGAGACGAGGATCGCCATCGACAGCGTGACCGCGAATTCCTGGAACAGCCGGCCGACGATGCCGCCCATCAGCAGGATCGGCAGGAACACGGCGATGAGCGACAGGCTCATCGAGACGACGGTGAACCCGACCTCGCGGGCGCCGAGCAGGGCCGCCTCCACCCGCGGCTTGCCCGCCTCGATGTGCCGTTGGATGTTCTCCAGCACGACGATGGCGTCGTCCACGACGAAGCCGGTCGCGATGATGAGCGCCATCAGCGACAGGATGTCGAGGGAGTAGCCGAGCATCCACATCGCCGCGAAGGTGCCGATGATCGAGATCGGCACCGCCACCGCCGGGATCAGCGTCGCCCGCCACGAGCGCAGGAAGATGAAGGTGACGAAGATCACGAGGATGACCGCGATGACCAGCGTCTCCTCGGTGCTGGCCAGCGAGGCACGGATCGTGGCGGAGCGGTCGCCGGAGATGTTGAGGTCGATGTCGCCGGGCAGCGCCGCCTTCGCCTGCGGGATCGCCGCGCGCACGCGCTCCACCGTCTCGACGACGTTGGAGCCGGGCTGCTTGTAGATGAACAGGATCACGCCCGGCTTGCCGTCGACGAGGCCGAGGTTGCGCTTGTCCTCGACCGAATCGACCACCTCGCCGACATCGGCGAGCCGCACGGCGGCGCCGTTGCGGTAGGCCACGACGATGTCGCGATAGTCGGAGGCCTGCCGGCCCTGGTCGTTGGCGTAGAGCTGGTAGCGGCGATCGCCCGCGACGATGTCCCCCTTGGGCGAGTTGGCGTTGGCCGAGGCCAGACCCGCGCGGATGCCCTCCAGGCCGATGCCGTAGTGGAACAAGGCCGTCGGATCGAGCTCGACCCGCACCGCAGGCAGCGACGAGCCGCCGATATCGACGTTGCCGACCCCCTCGATCTGGCTCATCCGCTGCTGCACGACCGTCGCGGCGGAATCGTAGAGCTGCCCCGGCGTCAGCGTATCGGAGGTGAGGCCGAGGATCAGGATCGGCGAATCGGCCGGGTTGAACTTGCGGTAGGTCGGATTGGTGCGCAGCGAGGTTGGCAGGTCGGCCCGCGCGGCGTTGATCGCCGCCTGGACGTCGCGGGCGGCGCCGTCGATATCGCGGTTGAGGCCGAACAGCAGGACGATCCGCACGGTGCCGGTGGAACTCGTCGAGGTCATCTCGTTGACGTCGGCGATGGCCCCGAGCCGCCGCTCCAGCGGCGCGGCGACCGTGGTCGCCATGGTCTCCGGCGAGGCGCCGGCCATCTGCGCCTGAACGAGGATGACGGGGAAATCGACCTGCGGCAGCGGCGCCACCGGCAGCCGCACATAGGCGAACATGCCGGCGAGCAGCAGGCCGATGGTCAACAGCGTCGTCGCGACCGGGCGGCGGATGAAGGGTTCGGAGAGGTTCATGGGGAGCGGCCCATGCCAGCGCCGCGGGCGTTCCCCTCTCCCCGCATGCGGGGAGAGGCCCGCAGGCACCCTGTCGTGCCTACGGGAAGCGGAGGCGAAGCCGTAGCGAGGGTGAGGGGGCGCCCCCGGATTTGGCTCTTCCGGTCAAGCCCCCTCACCTTCGGCTGCCGCCTCGCTTCGCCGACGACGGGGTCGCCGAAGCCCTCTCCCCGCGTGCGGGGAGAGGGGATGCGCACCATCGGTATTGCCATGAAGCTCACGGCACCGCCCCGCCGGGCGCCAGCCCGTCCCGCTCCCGCCGCCGCATGATCCGGCGCTCCAACCGGTCGAAGGCGAGATAGATGACCGGCGTCGTGAACAGCGTCAGCACCTGACTGACGATGAGCCCGCCGGCGATGACGATGCCGAGCGGCTGGCGCAGCTCCGAGCCGACGCCCGAGCCGACGATCATCGGCACCGCCGCGAACAGGGCGGCCAGCGTCGTCATCAGGATCGGGCGGAAGCGCAGCAGGCAGGCCTCGTAGATCGCATCGCGCGGCGCCTTGCCCTCCTCGCGCTCGGCCTGGAGCGCGAAGTCGATCATCATAATCGCGTTCTTCTTCACGATGCCGATCAGGAGCACGATGCCGATGATCGCGATGATGTCGAGCGAGAGCCCGAACCACATCAGCCCGAGCAGCGCGCCGATGCCGGCGGACGGCAGGGTCGAGAGGATGGTAATGGGGTGGATGAAGCTCTCATAGAGCACGCCGAGCACGATGTAGACGGTGACGATCGCCGCGCAGACGAGAAACAGCTCGTTGGAGAGCGCCGACTCGAAGGCGAAGACCGAGCCCTGCGGCACCACGTTGAAGCTCGCCGGCAAGCCGATGTCTTTTTGCGCGGCCTCCAGGGCGTCGACGGCTTGGCCGAGGGCCACGCCCGGCGCGAGGTTGAACGAGACGGTCGTGGCCGGGAACTGGCCGAGATGGCCGATCAGCAGCGGGGCACGACGCTCCTCGATCTTCGCAACGGCCGAGAGCGGCACTTGGCCCGACGGTGCGGTCGAGGACGGAAGGTAGAGGTTGTCGAGGGAGGCGAGCGAGGTGTGCAGCTTCGGGTTCGCCTCCAGGATCACCCGGTACTGGCTCGATTGGGTGAAGATGGTGGAGACGATGCGCTGGCCGAAGGCGTCGTAAAGCACGTTGTCGATTGTGGCCGGCGTGATGCCGTAGCGCCCGGCGGTGGGTCGGTCGATGGTGACGTAGGCGGCCAGGCCGTTGCCCTGGTAGTCGCTGGTCACGTCGGCCAGCAGCGGCGAGCGGCGCAGCGCCTCGACGTAGCGCGGCACCCAGGTCTCGAAGTCGCCGAGGTTCGGGTTCTCGAGGATGACCTGATACTGCGTCGCCGAGACGGCGGTATCGATGGTCAGATCCTGCACCGGCTGCATGTAGAGCCGGACGCCGGGGACAGAACTCGTCGCGGCGTTGAGGCGGCGGATGATCGCGCTGGCGTCGGCGCCGCGCGCCTCGCGCGGCTTCAGGTTGATGAGGAAGCGGCCGGAATTGAGCGTGACGTTCTGCCCGTCCACCCCGATGAACGAGGACAGGCTCGCCACGTCCGGATCCTTCAGGACGATGTCGGCCAGAGCCTGCTGGCGCTCGGCCATGGCCTCGTAGGAGACGCTCTGGTCGGCCTGTGAGATGCCCTGGATCACGCCCGTGTCCTGCACGGGGAAGAAGCCCTTGGGGATCACCACGAACAGATAGGCGGTGAGCGCCACGGTGCCGAGGGTGACGAGCAGCGTCAGGCCCTGGTTGGCCAGGACGACGCGAAGCGCCCGGCCGTAGAGGGCGATGACGCCGTCGTTGAGCCGCCGGCCCGCGCGGGCGATCGGACCTTCCCGGCGCGCGGCCGGCGTGTCGGCGCCGTGGGCGACGGGCTTCAAGAGCCGGGCGCACAGCATCGGCACGAGGGTGAGCGAGACCACCGCCGAGATGACGATGGTTGCAGCCAAGGTGATCGCGAATTCGCGGAACAGGCGACCGACCACGTCGCCCATGAACAGGAGCGGGATCAGCACCGCGATCAGCGAGACGGTGAGCGAGATGATGGTGAAGCCGATCTCGCGGCTTCCCTTCAGCGCGGCCTCGAACGGGCTGTCACCCTCCTCGACGTGGCGGGCGATGTTCTCGATGACGACGATGGCGTCGTCCACCACGAAGCCCGTGGCGATGGTGAGCGCCATCAAGGAGAGGTTGTCGAGGGAGAAGCCCCAGGCATCCATCGCCGCGAGCGCGCCGATCAGCGAGAGCGGCACCGACAGGCTCGGGATCAGAGTCGCCGAAAAACTGCGCAGGAACAGGAAGATCACCATCACCACGAGGCCGATGGCGAGCATCAGCTCGAACTGCACGTCGTGCACCGAAGCGCGGATCGTCGTCGTGCGGTCGGTGAGGATCGCCACCGAGACCGAGGCCGGCATCGTCGCCTGAAGCTGCGGCAGCAGCCGCTTGATACGGTCCACCGTATCGATGACGTTGGCGCCGGGCTGGCGCTGGATGTTGAGGATCACCGCGGGCGTGCGGTCGGCCCAGGCGCCGAGCCGGGTATTCTCGGCCCCGTCCACGACCTCGGCCACGTCGGTGAGGTGGACCGGTGCACCGTTGCGGTAGGCGATGATCGCGCTGGCATAGACCGCCGGGTCACGCACCTGATCGTTGGCGTTGATGGCGTAGGACTGGGTCGGCCCGTCGATGTTGCCCTTGGGCGTGTTGACGTTGAGGTTGGCGATCGTGGTGCGCAGGTCGTCGATGTTGAGGCCGTAGGCGGCCATCGCCAGGGAATTGAACCGCACCCGCACCGCCGGCCGCTGCCCGCCGCCCATGCTGACGAGGCCGACACCCGCGATCTGGCTGATCTTCTGGGCGAGCCGCGTCTCGGCGAGGTCGCGCACCTGCGTCAGCGGGATCGTCGCGGAGGTGAGCGCCAGGGTCAGCACGGGCGCGTCGGCCGGGTTGACCTTGGCGTAGATCGGCGGCGCCGGAAGGTCGGTCGGCAGCAGGTTGCCGGCCGCATTGATCGCGGCCTGGACCGACTGCTCGGCGATGTCGAGCGGGATGTCGAGGTTGAACTGGAGGGTGATGACCGACGCCCCCGCCGAACTCTGCGAGGACATCTGGTTCAGATTGGCCATCTGGCCGAATTGCCGCTCCAGCGGCGCGGTGACCGCCGAAGTCATCACCTCCGGGCTGGCACCGGGATAGAACGTCTGCACCTGAATCGTCGGGTAATCGACGGCGGGCAGCGCCGAGACCGGCAGGTTCAGGTAGGAGACCGCGCCGACGATCAGGATCGCCAGCATCGACAGCGTCGTCGCGACGGGCCGCAGGATGAAGAGGCGGGACGGATTCATGGCCGCATCCCGCTACGGTGCCGGGCGCCGGCGTCCCCGGCGCTCCTGGCTACCCGGATTCGCGCCGTCGGCGGAAGCCGCGGGCGTCGTCGGAAGCGTCGCACCGGGGGCGCCTGCTGCCGGTGCGCCGGCCTGGGGTCCGGGGGTCTGGCCGACGACGCGCACCGGCGCACCCTCGCGCAGGCGATCGGTGCCGTCTGTGACGACGCGGTCGCCCGCCGTGAGGCCGGTGAGCACCACCGTGTTCACCCCATCGGTCTCGCCGGTCTTGATCGGGCGCACGGTGACCTTCTCGTCACCGTCCATCAGGTAGGCGTAGGTGCCCGGCGTGCCGCGCAGGATCGCGGCGTTGGGCACCAGGGCCGCGTTCCGGATCGTCTCGACGGTAAGGCGCGCGTTGACGAACTGGTTCGGGAACAGGCTCTCGTCCTCGTTCTCGAACATCGCCCGCAGCTTCACCGTGCCGGTCGTGGTGTCGATCTGGTTGTCCACCGTGTCGAGGCGGCCGACGGCGATCTCGTGCTGGTCGCTGCGGTCGTAGGCGCGCACGGTGAGCGTAGCGCCCGCGCGCACCCGGCGCATCACCCGCGCCACCTCGTCCTCCGGCAGAACGAACACCACCGAGATCGGACGCAACTGCGTGACGACGACGATGTTGGTCGAGCCGGCAGTGATGTAATTGCCGAGATCGACCTGCCTCAGGCCGACCCGGCCCTCCACCGGCGAGACGATCCGGGCATAGGTGAGGTTGAGCTTCTGCTGATCGACGAGCGCCTGGTCGGCCGCGACTGTGCCCTCGTTCTGCTTCACCAGGGCAGCCTGGGTGTCGACGTTCTGCTTCGAGATCGAATCCTGGCGGTTCAGGGTCTGGTAGCGCTGGAGATCGAGCTTCGAGTTCTGCAGCAACGCCTGATCGCGGGCGAGCTGGCCCTGATACTGGGCGAGCAACGCCTCGTAGGGCCGCGGATCGACCTGGGCGAGGAAATCGCCCTCCTTCACCATCTGGCCCTCGCGAAAGCCGATCTTGGTGAGGTAGCCGTTGATCTGCGAGCGGATCGAGACGGTGGCGAGCGGCGTCACCGTGCCGAGGCCCTGGAGCACGACCGGCATGTCGCCGGTCACGATCGGTGCGACGCCGACCGCCTGCTTCATGTCGGCCGGCCGTCCGCCGTGACCGGGACGGCCGCCGCCCGGCGCCTGTGCCGTCTCCTCGGCCGGCTTCTGCCGGGCGTCGTAGGTGCGGTGAGCGACAGCGCCGGCCCCGCCGAGGATCAGCAGCGCGAGCATCCAGCGGCCGAACTTGCGGCGCCGGCGGACCGGCGCGGTCGTCACCGGGTCCGCGGTCCGGTATTCCCGGGCGGTCTCCCTGCGTATCGGCGAACTCTCGTTCATCCCTCACACACTCATCGGCGACAGCACGGCCAGACACCGCGGGCCGGCCCGGGGTCACGATCCGGCCGGCGGAGGATCCATCCGGCTCGAACCCGTTTCGGACAAGGCGGGCGGACTTGGTACGGCCGGCGAGCCTCGCCGGTCATTGCGGTCTTCCTACGGCGGCGACGTTTCCAGCGTGTTGCTGCCCGTCGGCGCAGCCTGCGACTGATAGAGGCGCATCACGTCGCGAAACGACGCATCGGCCGGCGTGACCGGCAGCGTAAGACGCAAGGTAAGGCCCAGAACACCCGACACGACGGCGAGCAGCAGGCAAGTTCCCAGACGCATGATCCGCCGATGGTGACAGCGCCGCCGCAAGGACGTGCACCGGCTGATCGGACACGAAAAAGGCCGCCGTGTCGAGCGGCGGCCTTTTTCATGAAGCACGACCGGACCGGCCTGCCACATCCAAGAAACGAGGGGGCGAAGTCCCTTGAGCGCGGCGGCCGGTCCGACCGTGGGGTGAACATGCGCTTACGACTGATGATCGTCAACATTCGTCACCCCTCCGACGCAGCGCAAAAACGGGATTTCGCGGTTCATTCGCAAACTCGTGTGCGTGAGCGCACGCTGCGCAGACGACACGCCGACGTTCTCGACAAGGTTCGACAGGACGCCTCTTGTCTTCGCAGATGGCGATACCAAGCGCAGCCCTGCTCTCTTCTCCATTCCATCTTATCGGGAGCACTTGGAGCGGCCCGGTCTCTCTGCGAAGACATCGCTCATGAGTCTCGCCGCGAATCGCATCCCCCCGCTCACCGGCCATCCCGTCTTCGCCGAGTTGCCGGAAACCGTGTTCGAATCGATGTCGCGGCTCGCGCGGCAGCACGGGGCGATCAATCTCGGCCAGGGCTTTCCCGACGGTCAGGGGCCCGACGACGTGCGCGCCGCCGCGGCACGGGCGCTGGAGAGTGTCAGCAACCAATACCCGCCGATGATGGGGCTGCCCTCGCTCCGCTCGGCCGTCGCCGCCCATTACCGGCACCACCAGGGTCTCGACCTCGATCCGGAGCGCGAGGTGATGGTGACCTCGGGCGCGACCGAGGCGCTGGCCGGCGCGCTGATGGCGCTGGTTCGGCCGGGCGACGAGGTCGTGCTGTTCGAACCGATGTACGACGCCTACCTGCCGCTGGTGCGGCGGGCCGGCGGTGTGCCGCGCTACGTCACGCTCAAGCCGCCGCATTTCCGGATCGAGGCGGCGGCTTTGGCCGAGGCGTTCTCCGAGCGCACGCGGATCGTTCTGCTGAACAACCCGCTCAACCCGAGCGCTACCGTCTTCGAACCCGACGACCTCGCCCTGCTCGCGGATTTCTGCCAGCGCTTCGACGCGGTGGCGATCTGCGATGAGGTCTGGGAGCATGTGATCTTCGATGGCCGGCGCCACCGGCCCCTGATGGCACAGCCGGGCATGCGCGAGCGGACGGTGAAGATCGGCTCGGCCGGCAAGATCTTCAGCCTCACCGGCTGGAAGGTTGGGTTCGTGATGGCGGCCGAGCCGCTGATGCGGGTGCTGTCGCGGGCGCACCAGTTCCTCACCTTCACCACACCGCCGAACCTTCAGGAGGCGGTCGCCTACGGCCTGGCCAAGGACGACGCATACTTCGAGGGTATGCGGGCTGACCTCGCCCGCTCCCGCGACCGGCTGGCGTCGGGGCTGTCCGAGATCGGCTTCACGGTGCTGCCGAGTGCCGGTACCTACTTCCTCACCGTCGATATCGCGGGACTCGCCGCCGACGACGTCGCCTTCTGCGAGCAGATCGTGACCGAGCACGGTGTCGCGGCGATCCCCGTCAGTGCATTCTACGAGGGAGGCGGCGTGACGAATCTCGCGCGCTTCTGCTTTGCCAAGACGGACGCCACCCTCGATGCGGCGGTCGAACGCTTGGCAGGATTATTCCGCGAGACGTGAACGACCGCGCGATCCGCTTCCTTGTGCAACGGTTGGGCCGGGGCCACATCGTCGCCATGAGCACCTCCGTTCACACCTCCGATAAGGTCTTTCGCGAGTCTGCCGCCGCGGCGCAGCTGCGCCGCCTCACCGATACCAGCACGGAGGCGAGCCTCCTGCGCCTGGAGCAGCTCGCCCACCTGATGGACTCGGCCTTCCTCGTGCCGGGCATCAACCGCCGCGTGGGTCTCGACGCGGTGATCGGTCTCGTCCCCATCCTCGGCGACATCGCGGGCATGGCGATCGCCTCGTACATCGTCTACGAGGCGAAACGGCTCGGCGCGCCGCGCTGGCTCGTCTGGCGCATGATGGGCAACGTCGCCATCGACGGTGCGGTGGGCTCGGTGCCGCTGGCCGGCGACCTGCTCGACGCGGCCTTCAAGGCGAACCGCCGCAACGTGCGTCTTCTGCGTCGCCATCTGGAGCGCAAGGGTGCGCTGCGGCCGAGCGAGATCGAGGGCACCGCGGTTCGGCTCGACTGAGCCGGCATCGGCCGCCCGAGCGTAAGGGTTGGAGCCGATGAACGAGCACCTGCGACCCGTACCCGATGCGGTGCCCGTCACCGCGCCGGGCAACGCGCCGCAGATGCAGCCTCTGCCGACCGCCACCCGCCGCGGTCTGTCGCCGCTCAACCGTCGGCGGCTCGCGAATTTCCGGGCCAACCGTCGCGGGTATTGGTCGGCGGTGATCTTCGCCGTGCTGTTCGTGCTGAGCCTGTTCGCCGAACTCATTGCCAACGATCGCCCGATCGTGATGCAGTACAAGGGCGAGTGGCTGTTTCCCGTCCTGGTCGATTACCCGGACGAGAAGTTCGGCGGCTTCCTGGCCCAGACCGATTACCGGGCGCCCGAGACGCGCAAGGAGATCGAGGAGAACGGCTGGGTGCTCTGGCCGCCCATCCCTTACGCCGACAACACATTCATGCGGGACTTGCCGACCCCGGCCCCCTCGCCGCCGACCTGGATGCTGAGCGACGACGAGTGCCGCCCGGTCGCCGAGCGCGCGGGAGTCAAGGCCGAGGGGCGCGAACTCGGCTGTCGTGACATCGAGTGGCACTGGCTGGGCACCGACAACGCCACGCGGGACGTGCTGGCGCGCGTCATCTACGGCTTCCGCATCTCGATCCTGTTCGGCCTCGTACTCGCCGGCGTCTCGTCGGTCATAGGCGTGATCGCGGGGGCGGTGCAGGGCTATTTCGGCGGCTGGACCGACCTGATCTTCCAACGGATTATCGAGATCTGGGGCGCGATCCCGACGCTCTACCTCATCATCATCATGTCGGCCTTCCTCGTGCCGAGCTTCTTTACCCTGCTCGGCATCCTCACGCTGTTCTCGTGGACGGCGCTGGTCGGCGTGGTGCGCGCAGAATTCCTGCGCGCGCGGAATTTCGAATACGTGCGCGCGGCCCGCGCCCTCGGCCTGTCGAACGTGCGCATCATGACGCGCCACCTTCTGCCCAACGCCATGGTGGCGACGCTGACCTTCCTGCCGTTCATCCTCAACGGCTCGGTCACGACCCTAACCTCGCTCGACTATCTCGGCTTCGGCCTGCCGCCGGGCTCCCCCTCGCTCGGTGAGCTGCTGGCGCAGGGCAAGGACAACATCAACGCGCCCTGGCTCGGGCTCACCGGCTTCTTCGTGGTGGCGACGATGCTGAGTTTGCTCGTCTTCGCGGGCGAGGCGGTGCGCGACGCGTTCGATCCGCGCAAGACCTTCGGCTGAATCGCGTCAGCGCCGCGCCTCGTCGCTGCCCGGCGGCCCGCGCCAGCCGGTCTCGACGGTGAAGCCGGCGCTGCGGGTGGCGAGGGAATCACCGCCGACATGGGCGAGGTAGGTCCCGGCCTCGACCACGAGCGTGCCGTCCGGCTCGTGGTAGCCGACGTCGCGCGCCGGCACGCGGAAGCTCGCGACCCCGGTCTCGCCCGAGGAAAGGTCGAGGAGCGCAACGCCCTTCAGCAGCCGCTTCGGCCGGCTGCGGCTCGCCACCGGTTGGCCGAGATAGAGCTGCGCCACCGCCCGGCCCGGCCGCGTGCCGTAATTGGTGACCGACGCGCGCACCTCGAGCACCGCATCGTAGCGATCCCCGACGCCGACGCGCGGCGTCACGATCTCCGGCTCGCCATATGCGAAGCGGGTATAGGAGAGGCCGTAGCCGAACGGGAACAGCGGCAGCGGCGATTCGTCGGCGTAGCCCATGGTCCAGCGCGAGCCGGGGATGTGCGGGCGCCCGCCCGGCAGGGTGTCGTAGGTCAGCGGCAATTGCCCGACCGTGCGCGGCCATGAGACCGGCAGTCGACCCGCCGGGTTGGCGTCGCCGAACAGCGTCTCGGCCACCGCCGGCCCGCCCTCGGTGCCCGAGAGCCACGCCATCAGCACCGCCTGCGCCTGCCCAAGGGCATCCCTGAGTTCGGTCGGGCGCCCCCCGACCACGACGAGCGCGACCGGCTTGCCGGCACCGGCGACCGCTGCGAGCAGATCGTACTGAAGGCCGGGCCAGGAGAGGGTGGCGCTCGACGAGCCCTCGCCCGAGCGGTCCCGCGGTTCGCCCATCACCGCCACGACGAGGTCGGCGCCGGCCGCCGCCTCGACCGCGGCGGCAAACCCCTCCCGGTTGTCGCAGACGCGCCCGCAGCCCGGCGCGAAATCGATCGCGACACCCGCCGCGGCGGCGCGCTCGCGCAGGCCCGCCTGGATCGTCACCGCGTCCCATTCCTGCCCCGTGCCCTCGTGCGGCCCGACCTGATCCCAGGCGGAATCGGCGAAGGGACCGACGACGGCGATGCGGCGCACCTTGGCAGGGTCGATCGGCAACAGATCCTCGCGGTTCTGGAGCAGGACGAGGCTCGCCCGCGCCGCGTCGCGGGCGAGCCTCCGGGTCTCGGGGCGCAAAAGCTTTTCCTCCGCCCCGTCCGGATCGGCCACGGGACGGTCGAACAGGCCGAGTCCAAACTTCAGCCGAAGCACCCGGCGCACCGCCGCATCGACCGCAGATTCGGGAACGCGCCCAGCCCGCACCTCCTCGGGAAGGTGGCGGAGAAACAGCCCGCTCGTCATGTCCATGTCGACGCCCGCCGCCAGCGCCTTGCGCGCGGCCTCCGCCCCGTCGCGGGCGACACCGTGCTTCGTCAGGCTGGCGATCGCCTGCCAATCGGCCACGACGAGGCCGGAAAAGCCCATCTGTCGACGCAGCAGACCCGTCATCAGCGCTGGGTCTGCGGTGGTGGGCAGGCCGTTCAGCGCGGTCAGCGCCGTCATCACCGCGTCGGCGCCGGCCCGGATGCCCTCGCGGAACGGCGGCAGATGGAGGTCGTGCAACTCGGTGGGCGCCACGAAGGTGGCGTCGTAGTCGCGCCCGCCGAGCACGGCGCTGTAGCCGACGAAGTGCTTGAGCGTGCTCGCGAGTCCGCCATCGCGAAAGCCCTCGACCTGCGCGGCGGTGAGCCGCCCCGTCAGCCACGGGTCTTCGCCCAGGCCCTCGACCACCCGGCCCCAGCGCAGATCGCGGGCGACGTCCGCCATCGGCGAGAAGGTCCAGTTGAGGCCGACCGCCGCCGACTCGCGCGCCTGCGCGGCGGCGGCGCGGCGCACGAGCCCGGCATCGAAGCTCGCGGCCATGGCGAGCGGCAGGGGGAAGATGGTGCGGTAGCCGTGAACGATGTCGAGTCCGACGAGCAGCGGGATGCCGAGCCGCGAGGAGCGGGCGAGCCGGTCGGCCTGCGCGACGAGACCGGCATTGTTGAAGTTGATGACCGCCCCGACCTCGCCGCGGCGGAAGGCATCGAGGTCGAGGACCGGCTCGTGCGAGATCAGGTTGAGCTGGCCGGCCTTTTCCTCAAGCGTCATCCGGACGAGCAGAGCTTCGATCCGGCTCTCGGCCGGCTCCGAAGCCATCGCCGGGGCGCCGAGGGCAACGGCGCAAGCTGCGGCACCACGGATGATCCACCGAGCCAGCCGCCGCATCGTCACCGTCTCCCCGGAGCGGTTCCACCGCCCTCTCTCACGGGACGTGACGATGCCTCACGAAGGGGCGCGCCGTCGATGGAGCACGGTTCAGGTTCGGTGAATGGCAGGCAGATCGGTGTGGACGGCGCGCGTGACGCTCACGG contains:
- a CDS encoding DUF4112 domain-containing protein, which gives rise to MNDRAIRFLVQRLGRGHIVAMSTSVHTSDKVFRESAAAAQLRRLTDTSTEASLLRLEQLAHLMDSAFLVPGINRRVGLDAVIGLVPILGDIAGMAIASYIVYEAKRLGAPRWLVWRMMGNVAIDGAVGSVPLAGDLLDAAFKANRRNVRLLRRHLERKGALRPSEIEGTAVRLD
- a CDS encoding ABC transporter permease, whose protein sequence is MNEHLRPVPDAVPVTAPGNAPQMQPLPTATRRGLSPLNRRRLANFRANRRGYWSAVIFAVLFVLSLFAELIANDRPIVMQYKGEWLFPVLVDYPDEKFGGFLAQTDYRAPETRKEIEENGWVLWPPIPYADNTFMRDLPTPAPSPPTWMLSDDECRPVAERAGVKAEGRELGCRDIEWHWLGTDNATRDVLARVIYGFRISILFGLVLAGVSSVIGVIAGAVQGYFGGWTDLIFQRIIEIWGAIPTLYLIIIMSAFLVPSFFTLLGILTLFSWTALVGVVRAEFLRARNFEYVRAARALGLSNVRIMTRHLLPNAMVATLTFLPFILNGSVTTLTSLDYLGFGLPPGSPSLGELLAQGKDNINAPWLGLTGFFVVATMLSLLVFAGEAVRDAFDPRKTFG
- a CDS encoding glycoside hydrolase family 3 N-terminal domain-containing protein, with translation MASEPAESRIEALLVRMTLEEKAGQLNLISHEPVLDLDAFRRGEVGAVINFNNAGLVAQADRLARSSRLGIPLLVGLDIVHGYRTIFPLPLAMAASFDAGLVRRAAAAQARESAAVGLNWTFSPMADVARDLRWGRVVEGLGEDPWLTGRLTAAQVEGFRDGGLASTLKHFVGYSAVLGGRDYDATFVAPTELHDLHLPPFREGIRAGADAVMTALTALNGLPTTADPALMTGLLRRQMGFSGLVVADWQAIASLTKHGVARDGAEAARKALAAGVDMDMTSGLFLRHLPEEVRAGRVPESAVDAAVRRVLRLKFGLGLFDRPVADPDGAEEKLLRPETRRLARDAARASLVLLQNREDLLPIDPAKVRRIAVVGPFADSAWDQVGPHEGTGQEWDAVTIQAGLRERAAAAGVAIDFAPGCGRVCDNREGFAAAVEAAAGADLVVAVMGEPRDRSGEGSSSATLSWPGLQYDLLAAVAGAGKPVALVVVGGRPTELRDALGQAQAVLMAWLSGTEGGPAVAETLFGDANPAGRLPVSWPRTVGQLPLTYDTLPGGRPHIPGSRWTMGYADESPLPLFPFGYGLSYTRFAYGEPEIVTPRVGVGDRYDAVLEVRASVTNYGTRPGRAVAQLYLGQPVASRSRPKRLLKGVALLDLSSGETGVASFRVPARDVGYHEPDGTLVVEAGTYLAHVGGDSLATRSAGFTVETGWRGPPGSDEARR